One window of Brevibacterium pigmentatum genomic DNA carries:
- the ruvB gene encoding Holliday junction branch migration DNA helicase RuvB — MTESFEPGTGRDEVDSYELEFGDQTMTGAERERLVSGRAETAERDDEAALRPKGLADFIGQPKVREQLSLVLDAAKARQKAPDHVLLSGPPGLGKTTLAMIVAHEMNSSLRVTSGPAVQHAGDLAAILSSLEEGEVLFIDEIHRMARAAEEMLYVAMEDFRVDVIVGKGPGATAIPLDLPQFTLVGATTRSGLLPAPLRDRFGFTALLDFYSSADLLTVLQRSARMLGIDSELAGLEEISTRSRGTPRIANRLLRRVRDWAQVRGSGIIDEEAATNALRVYEVDELGLDRLDRSVLQVLCKRFGGGPVGLGTLAVSVGEEADTVETVSEPYLVREGLISRTPRGRVATTAAWDHLKMQIPANYEF, encoded by the coding sequence ATGACCGAATCGTTCGAACCTGGAACGGGCAGAGACGAGGTCGACTCCTATGAGCTGGAGTTCGGCGATCAGACGATGACCGGTGCCGAACGCGAACGGCTCGTCTCCGGCCGGGCCGAAACGGCCGAACGCGACGACGAGGCGGCCCTGCGCCCGAAAGGGCTTGCCGACTTCATCGGGCAGCCGAAGGTGCGCGAACAGCTTTCGCTCGTGCTCGATGCCGCGAAGGCCAGACAGAAGGCTCCCGACCATGTGCTGCTCTCCGGCCCTCCCGGGCTCGGCAAGACAACTCTGGCGATGATCGTCGCCCATGAGATGAACTCGAGCCTGCGGGTGACGTCCGGTCCGGCCGTTCAGCATGCCGGTGACCTCGCCGCGATCCTGTCCTCCCTCGAGGAAGGCGAAGTCCTCTTCATCGACGAGATCCACCGGATGGCCCGGGCCGCTGAGGAGATGCTGTACGTGGCGATGGAGGACTTCCGAGTCGACGTGATCGTCGGCAAGGGCCCCGGTGCCACGGCCATTCCGCTCGATCTGCCGCAGTTCACCCTCGTCGGAGCGACCACCCGGTCCGGTCTGCTGCCGGCACCGCTGCGCGACCGCTTCGGCTTCACCGCGCTGCTTGACTTCTACTCGAGTGCCGACCTTCTCACGGTGCTGCAGCGCTCGGCCCGGATGCTCGGCATCGACTCCGAACTCGCCGGACTCGAAGAGATCTCCACGCGGTCCCGGGGGACCCCGCGAATCGCGAACCGCCTGCTGCGCCGCGTCCGCGACTGGGCACAGGTGCGGGGGAGCGGAATCATCGACGAGGAGGCCGCCACCAATGCCCTGCGTGTCTACGAAGTCGACGAACTCGGACTCGACCGTCTCGACAGGTCAGTTCTGCAGGTCCTGTGCAAGCGCTTCGGCGGGGGTCCGGTGGGGCTGGGAACCCTCGCCGTCTCCGTCGGCGAAGAAGCCGATACGGTCGAAACCGTGTCCGAGCCCTACCTCGTTCGAGAGGGGCTGATCAGCCGCACTCCACGTGGACGTGTGGCCACGACGGCGGCCTGGGACCACCTGAAAATGCAGATCCCAGCAAATTATGAGTTCTGA
- the ruvA gene encoding Holliday junction branch migration protein RuvA yields the protein MISFLSGTVHRIAADHLVVLTYGVGRKVHVTPDTLAGTRHGAEIELVTSLVVREDSMTLYGFGTEDENHTFEVLLSISGIGPRLAMAILSVMGPDELAAAITNQDANALTRVPGIGKKGASRIILELENKLPKLTAAAPGPTLSFGGGNQQVVDALVGLGWKEAQAEDVVAEVVKETGADAGTSVVLKAALKVLGAKK from the coding sequence GTGATCAGTTTCCTCAGCGGTACGGTGCATCGGATCGCAGCTGACCACCTCGTCGTCCTCACCTACGGTGTCGGCCGCAAGGTCCATGTCACCCCCGACACCCTGGCCGGAACTCGGCACGGAGCCGAGATCGAACTGGTCACCAGCCTCGTGGTGCGCGAAGACTCGATGACTCTCTACGGCTTCGGCACCGAGGACGAGAACCACACCTTCGAGGTGCTGCTGTCGATCTCCGGGATCGGTCCGCGCCTGGCGATGGCGATCCTGTCGGTGATGGGACCCGACGAGCTCGCCGCAGCGATCACGAATCAGGACGCCAATGCGCTCACCCGGGTCCCCGGAATCGGGAAGAAGGGCGCCTCGCGCATCATCCTCGAACTCGAGAACAAGCTGCCGAAGCTCACCGCTGCCGCTCCAGGACCGACCCTGTCCTTCGGCGGCGGCAACCAACAGGTCGTCGACGCACTCGTGGGACTCGGGTGGAAGGAAGCCCAGGCCGAGGACGTCGTCGCCGAGGTCGTCAAGGAGACCGGTGCTGATGCCGGCACCTCCGTGGTCCTCAAGGCCGCGCTGAAGGTCCTGGGTGCGAAGAAATGA
- the secF gene encoding protein translocase subunit SecF, protein MKRFFAWGNRLHSGESSIPFVGKAKLWLGISGVLVLLSLLVPLIFGFNFGIAFKGGSQFQVDHVTDTSAAKGEGIVNEVVSGSEPRLTPTSDTAVQIETNQLTDPQMQDVRDALVSGYDVKVEDVTSTFVGPEWGQDVTSKMIRALVIFVAIALVVMALYFRTWKMSLAAIVGLFVVMIVTMGIYSATGFEVTPEAIIGFLTVLSFSLYDTVVVFDKIRENTTRFEEKRNLKFSELVNLGVNQTTVRSINTSVVSVLPIASILFIGVFLLGAGTLVDISLSLFIGTIVAAASTLFVASPLYALLRANEPAVKAQEEAVRELRLKNGGADVPPVTHAEV, encoded by the coding sequence GTGAAACGGTTCTTTGCCTGGGGCAACCGCCTGCACAGCGGCGAATCATCGATCCCCTTCGTGGGCAAGGCGAAGCTGTGGTTGGGCATCTCCGGCGTCCTCGTCCTCCTGTCCCTGCTCGTCCCGCTCATCTTCGGTTTCAACTTCGGCATCGCCTTCAAGGGCGGTTCGCAGTTCCAGGTCGACCATGTCACCGACACCTCGGCGGCGAAGGGCGAGGGCATCGTCAACGAGGTGGTCTCCGGATCCGAGCCGCGTCTGACGCCGACCAGCGACACGGCTGTTCAGATCGAGACGAACCAGCTCACAGATCCGCAGATGCAGGACGTCCGCGACGCCCTCGTCTCCGGGTACGACGTGAAGGTCGAAGACGTCACCTCGACGTTCGTCGGTCCCGAATGGGGACAGGACGTGACGTCGAAGATGATCCGTGCGCTCGTCATCTTCGTCGCCATCGCGCTCGTCGTCATGGCACTGTATTTCCGCACCTGGAAGATGTCGTTGGCAGCGATCGTCGGACTCTTCGTCGTGATGATCGTGACCATGGGCATCTACTCGGCCACCGGTTTCGAAGTCACTCCGGAGGCCATCATCGGCTTCCTCACCGTGCTCAGCTTCTCGCTCTATGACACGGTGGTCGTCTTCGACAAGATCCGAGAGAACACGACCAGATTCGAGGAGAAGCGGAACCTCAAGTTCTCCGAACTCGTCAACCTCGGTGTGAATCAGACGACCGTGCGCTCGATCAACACCTCGGTGGTGTCCGTGCTCCCGATCGCCTCGATCCTCTTCATCGGCGTATTCCTGCTCGGCGCGGGAACGCTCGTCGATATCTCGCTGTCGCTGTTCATCGGTACTATAGTGGCAGCCGCTTCGACGCTGTTCGTCGCGAGCCCCCTCTATGCTCTCCTCCGGGCGAATGAACCGGCGGTCAAGGCACAGGAGGAGGCCGTGCGTGAACTACGCTTGAAGAACGGGGGAGCAGACGTCCCACCGGTGACACACGCCGAAGTCTGA
- the ruvC gene encoding crossover junction endodeoxyribonuclease RuvC: MRILGVDPGLTRCGLGVIDTLPARKAKMVAVDVLRTPSADSVDLRLGAIAEAFDTWLDTYRPDVVAIERVFARNDVSTIMGTAQASGLTMGLAARRGLPVAMHTPSEVKAAITGSGRADKKQVTSMVTRILGLDAPPKPADAADALAIAICHSWRGALSAQSTPGKNKDLTERKAGGRQGSGLTKAQQQWAEAMRRAR, translated from the coding sequence ATGCGCATCCTCGGCGTTGATCCCGGACTGACCCGGTGCGGGCTCGGTGTCATCGACACCCTGCCCGCCCGGAAGGCGAAGATGGTCGCCGTCGACGTCCTGCGGACTCCCTCCGCCGACTCCGTCGACCTGCGCCTCGGTGCCATCGCCGAGGCGTTCGACACATGGTTGGACACGTACCGACCCGATGTCGTGGCCATCGAACGCGTCTTCGCCCGCAATGACGTGTCCACGATCATGGGCACCGCCCAGGCCTCGGGGCTGACCATGGGGCTGGCGGCCCGCCGCGGACTGCCCGTGGCCATGCACACCCCGTCCGAGGTCAAGGCCGCGATCACCGGTTCCGGACGTGCGGACAAGAAGCAGGTCACCTCGATGGTGACGCGGATCCTCGGGCTCGACGCCCCGCCGAAGCCCGCCGATGCCGCCGACGCCCTGGCGATCGCGATCTGCCATTCCTGGCGTGGGGCGCTGTCGGCCCAATCGACGCCGGGGAAGAACAAAGACCTCACCGAACGCAAGGCCGGCGGCCGGCAGGGCAGCGGACTGACGAAGGCCCAACAGCAGTGGGCCGAGGCCATGCGGCGCGCCAGATGA
- a CDS encoding HIT family protein, with translation MSGGDDDRSAQENPDGRLGEGIPHPEAAAGFPGEPDGFQRLWTPHRMVYIDGQDKPKGDQPEECPFCAALSKSDEDGLIVARGQAVYAVLNLYPYNPGHLLICPYRHVADYTDLTGEETVELAEFTQKAMRVIRAVSGPHGFNLGMNQGPVAGAGIAAHLHQHVVPRWGGDANFLPVIAQTKALPQVHADVQARLKKEWNR, from the coding sequence ATGAGCGGAGGCGACGACGACCGATCCGCTCAGGAGAACCCGGACGGCCGCCTCGGCGAGGGGATTCCCCACCCCGAGGCTGCCGCCGGGTTCCCCGGGGAACCCGACGGATTCCAACGTCTGTGGACCCCGCACCGGATGGTCTACATCGACGGTCAGGACAAACCGAAGGGCGATCAGCCCGAGGAATGCCCGTTCTGCGCGGCACTGTCGAAGTCGGATGAGGACGGACTCATCGTCGCCCGCGGCCAGGCCGTGTATGCGGTGCTCAACCTCTACCCGTACAACCCCGGCCACCTGCTCATCTGCCCCTACCGCCACGTCGCCGACTACACGGATCTGACCGGGGAGGAGACCGTGGAACTCGCCGAGTTCACGCAGAAGGCGATGCGCGTCATCCGGGCGGTATCCGGACCCCACGGATTCAACCTGGGCATGAACCAGGGGCCGGTGGCCGGCGCGGGAATCGCCGCTCACCTGCACCAGCACGTCGTCCCGCGCTGGGGCGGAGACGCGAACTTCCTGCCAGTGATCGCCCAGACCAAGGCCCTGCCGCAAGTGCACGCCGATGTGCAGGCACGGCTCAAAAAGGAATGGAACAGATGA
- the yajC gene encoding preprotein translocase subunit YajC: protein MDLLIPLALAALLIFFLFNSRRKQKARAEEIKSGLVPGAKVMTTFGVFGTVLSIDEESNQVTIESGPGTVLRVHRQAIGQIENNQAAAPVDAPGAAAPAADADADAADDEKPAITDAELDAMNERKRAEKDTTDEDTAEDVVADESAAKTEDADAAAETDADSAAADEDSTDSDTDKKN from the coding sequence GTGGATTTGCTGATCCCTCTTGCGCTTGCCGCGCTGCTGATCTTTTTCCTGTTCAATTCTCGGCGTAAGCAGAAGGCGCGTGCGGAGGAGATCAAATCGGGTCTCGTGCCCGGTGCAAAGGTGATGACGACCTTCGGTGTCTTCGGCACCGTTCTCTCCATCGACGAAGAGAGCAACCAGGTGACCATCGAGTCGGGACCCGGAACGGTCCTGCGCGTGCACCGTCAGGCCATCGGCCAGATCGAGAACAACCAGGCCGCAGCGCCCGTCGATGCCCCCGGCGCCGCCGCTCCTGCCGCTGATGCCGATGCCGACGCCGCCGACGACGAGAAGCCGGCCATCACCGATGCCGAGCTCGACGCCATGAACGAGCGCAAGCGCGCCGAGAAGGACACCACGGACGAGGACACAGCCGAGGACGTCGTCGCTGACGAGTCGGCTGCGAAGACCGAGGACGCCGACGCTGCCGCTGAGACCGATGCCGACTCCGCTGCTGCGGACGAGGACTCCACGGACTCGGATACTGACAAGAAGAACTGA
- a CDS encoding alpha/beta hydrolase family protein: MNPEDLGTLAEYSSPVLRGHDTVITIRRPDLESNSYLSQLFSLTEDTSRRLTHSWSDSTPQCGPNWSGYLSAEKKAAPQLYVGDSLETAHQITDNHLGVAEFALDDSRSRALYVARVAEPGRYGLDESIPATEEAPRRITTASYLANGLGYTNDRPARAFLVDLAEPGLGTVGLRGASEVPLSTLLTTPDSDVHDPQFSPDGHWASVIAAVEPDRGRPDLRSTVWLLGREESRPLDLPPMSVSLHVWIDADRVLLLGNALTRDELDFVGQMPGLFIHTVSTGSTRRLTDPETVALAPIPPQIRGGAVVAAVDTDGATRIVRIGLDAAEVGIDDLEFLTDDTTVVNGFDADNETLVFTGSTPHSPAVLGRIALGGPTASGAATEMGSSVIVKEHPAPANSVLPQVLRVPGDSGTITGWLAKPHGEGPFPVILNIHGGPFAQYTHSWFDETQVLTSAGYAVVFSNPRGSGGRTRSWGTAVQGDMAKPAMADVLAVLDHALESDPSLDRSRLGIQGGSYGGYLTAMTIAADHRFRAAIVERGYLDPDSFVGTSDIGRFFTEEYTSRSREAITRQSPLAHAPQVGTPTLVMHSELDLRCPLEQAQQYYAALQRVGVDTEMLIFPGENHELSRAGQPRHRRQRFEAILDWWDRRLSGGNRTPPAEERHIPEAADPEAASASDTAS, translated from the coding sequence ATGAATCCTGAAGACCTCGGCACTCTTGCCGAGTACTCCTCACCCGTGTTGCGCGGCCATGACACCGTCATCACGATCCGACGACCCGACCTCGAGTCCAACAGCTACCTCTCCCAGCTGTTCTCGCTGACCGAGGACACCTCCAGACGGCTGACCCACTCATGGTCGGACTCGACCCCGCAGTGCGGTCCGAACTGGTCGGGATACCTCAGCGCGGAGAAGAAGGCAGCCCCGCAGCTCTACGTCGGTGACAGCCTGGAGACGGCACACCAGATCACGGACAACCACCTCGGCGTGGCCGAATTCGCGCTCGACGACTCCCGTTCCAGGGCCCTCTACGTCGCCCGCGTCGCCGAACCCGGACGCTACGGACTCGACGAATCCATTCCGGCGACCGAAGAAGCCCCACGCCGGATCACCACGGCATCCTACCTGGCCAACGGCCTCGGCTATACGAATGACCGACCCGCACGGGCCTTCCTCGTCGACCTCGCCGAACCCGGTCTCGGCACCGTGGGCCTGCGCGGGGCGTCCGAGGTTCCGCTGTCGACTCTGCTGACGACCCCGGACAGCGACGTCCACGATCCGCAGTTCTCCCCGGACGGACACTGGGCGAGCGTGATCGCAGCGGTCGAACCCGATCGCGGGCGGCCCGACTTGCGCAGCACCGTGTGGCTGCTCGGCCGCGAGGAGTCGCGCCCGCTTGACCTGCCGCCGATGAGTGTGAGTCTGCACGTGTGGATCGACGCTGATCGGGTGCTGCTGCTCGGCAATGCGCTGACCCGGGACGAACTCGACTTCGTCGGGCAAATGCCCGGGCTCTTCATCCACACGGTGTCGACCGGCTCCACGAGGCGGCTGACCGACCCGGAGACCGTGGCGCTGGCACCGATCCCGCCGCAGATCCGCGGGGGAGCGGTCGTCGCCGCTGTCGACACGGACGGGGCCACCCGAATCGTTCGCATCGGCCTCGACGCCGCAGAGGTCGGCATCGACGACCTCGAGTTCCTCACCGACGACACCACCGTCGTCAACGGCTTCGATGCCGACAACGAGACGCTCGTCTTCACGGGATCGACCCCGCACTCTCCGGCCGTGCTCGGCCGCATCGCTCTCGGCGGGCCCACGGCGTCCGGGGCCGCCACGGAGATGGGGTCCTCTGTCATCGTCAAGGAGCATCCGGCACCGGCGAACTCCGTCCTGCCTCAGGTCCTGCGGGTGCCAGGCGATTCCGGGACGATCACCGGCTGGCTGGCCAAACCGCACGGCGAGGGACCGTTCCCCGTCATCCTCAACATCCACGGCGGACCCTTCGCCCAGTACACACATTCGTGGTTCGACGAGACCCAGGTGCTCACGTCGGCAGGCTACGCCGTCGTGTTCTCGAACCCGCGCGGATCCGGCGGCCGCACCCGCAGCTGGGGGACCGCAGTCCAGGGCGATATGGCGAAACCCGCGATGGCCGATGTGCTCGCCGTCCTCGACCACGCCCTCGAATCCGATCCGTCGCTGGACCGCAGCCGTCTGGGCATCCAGGGCGGATCGTATGGGGGATATCTCACAGCCATGACGATCGCCGCGGACCATCGGTTCCGTGCCGCCATCGTCGAACGCGGCTACCTCGACCCCGACAGCTTCGTCGGGACCTCCGACATCGGCCGCTTCTTCACCGAGGAGTACACGAGCCGCAGCCGTGAGGCGATCACACGCCAGTCGCCCCTGGCCCACGCACCGCAGGTCGGCACACCGACCCTGGTGATGCACTCGGAACTCGACCTGCGCTGCCCGCTGGAACAGGCCCAGCAGTACTATGCGGCCCTGCAGAGAGTCGGAGTCGACACCGAGATGCTCATCTTCCCCGGCGAGAACCACGAACTCTCCCGGGCCGGGCAGCCCCGCCACCGCAGGCAGCGCTTCGAAGCCATCCTCGACTGGTGGGACCGCCGACTGAGCGGTGGGAACCGGACACCGCCGGCCGAAGAGCGACACATCCCGGAAGCGGCCGATCCAGAGGCCGCCTCTGCCTCTGACACCGCGTCATGA
- a CDS encoding YebC/PmpR family DNA-binding transcriptional regulator: MSGHSKWATTKHKKAAIDAKRGKLFAKLIKNIEVAARNGGPDPDGNPTLFDAIQKAKKNSVPADNITRAVKRGGGLDGSGVNYETIMYEGYAAGGVALLIECLTDNRNRAASEVRVAVTRNGGSMADPGSVTYNFNRKGVITVGAEETDEEAILLATMDAGAEEVKEVGEKFEIICEATDLVAVRTALVDAGIDYDSAEASFVPELEVSLDAETASKVFSLIDALEDSDEVQNVYSNADVSDEVLAELDA, encoded by the coding sequence GTGTCAGGTCATTCCAAATGGGCAACGACTAAACACAAGAAGGCGGCCATCGATGCCAAGCGCGGCAAGCTCTTTGCCAAGCTGATCAAGAACATCGAGGTGGCCGCACGCAACGGTGGACCCGACCCCGACGGCAATCCGACGCTGTTCGATGCGATCCAGAAGGCGAAGAAGAACTCGGTCCCTGCGGACAACATCACCCGTGCGGTCAAGCGCGGCGGCGGTCTCGACGGCTCCGGAGTCAACTACGAGACGATCATGTACGAAGGCTACGCCGCCGGCGGTGTGGCTCTGCTCATCGAATGTCTCACCGACAACCGCAACCGAGCCGCCTCCGAGGTGCGCGTGGCCGTGACCCGCAACGGCGGTTCGATGGCCGATCCCGGTTCGGTGACGTACAACTTCAACCGCAAGGGCGTCATCACCGTGGGTGCCGAGGAGACCGACGAAGAGGCCATTCTGCTGGCGACGATGGACGCCGGAGCCGAAGAGGTCAAGGAAGTCGGCGAGAAGTTCGAGATCATCTGCGAGGCCACCGACCTCGTGGCCGTGCGTACGGCCCTCGTCGACGCTGGAATCGACTACGACTCGGCCGAGGCCTCCTTTGTGCCCGAACTCGAGGTCAGCCTCGACGCAGAGACCGCGAGCAAGGTCTTCTCCCTCATCGATGCGCTCGAAGACAGCGACGAGGTGCAGAACGTGTACTCGAACGCCGATGTCAGCGATGAGGTCCTCGCCGAACTCGATGCCTGA
- a CDS encoding NUDIX hydrolase: MKPRKASRVVLLNERDEVLLIRAQDLLTPSHQWWMTCGGGSELGESAAQTAARELAEETGIECEPHELIGPLATRDEVFEFTEKSLRQVETYFAFRTSEDIELEDAVWTDIEKRSLLEFRWWTREELLTTTETIYPKNLLGLIDLATAGSVPEVPLVID; this comes from the coding sequence ATGAAACCTCGTAAAGCCTCACGGGTCGTTTTACTCAATGAGCGCGACGAGGTTCTCCTGATCCGAGCCCAAGATCTGCTGACCCCCAGTCACCAATGGTGGATGACCTGCGGCGGCGGTTCCGAACTCGGTGAGTCGGCCGCGCAGACGGCAGCGCGGGAACTGGCAGAGGAGACCGGGATCGAATGCGAACCGCACGAACTCATCGGTCCCTTGGCCACTCGTGACGAAGTCTTCGAATTCACGGAGAAGTCTCTGCGCCAAGTCGAAACCTATTTCGCGTTCCGCACCAGCGAGGACATCGAACTCGAAGACGCAGTCTGGACGGATATCGAGAAACGCAGCCTGCTCGAATTCCGCTGGTGGACCCGGGAGGAGCTCCTGACCACGACAGAGACGATCTATCCGAAGAATCTGCTCGGCCTCATCGATCTGGCAACCGCCGGGTCCGTTCCCGAAGTGCCGCTGGTCATCGACTGA
- the secD gene encoding protein translocase subunit SecD: MSDIEEKPRPGLRFLWLTIITLVLAAIIAGGVIWSNATTTPKLALDLEGGTSIILEPQVSEGTDISKEQLDQAVAIIRQRVDSTGVSEAEITTQGDRNIVVNLPGNPDEETRNLVRSSAQLVFRRVALVGDPRSQEQIQKEQEKSGGEESGGDDGLSDEERKRLEDLTGADSQGDDQGEEQAPSGGGDVVKAGGTAEKKTDESSEATKSSESERKDAEKSGEGSGSSEGSKVTDSTPRPLFDPEKDAAEWQTDKIIKQYSELDCTNKKNRTGGQQKPSDEPVVSCSEDGQAKYILGPVELSGDHLADANAGYAAGANGVQTNNPAVNLSFDATGREIFKQITSDITGKQQPYNQFAIELDGLVLSAPSSNAVITDGNAQITGDFSLDEAQTLANQLKNGSLPLSFQVQSEDQISPTLGSNYLKIGLLTGLVGLLLVVVYSLLQYRVLGLVTVSSLVVAGVLTYLLLLLASWRYGYRLSLAGVAGIIIGIGMAADSFIVYFERVRDELRSGRNLLSAVEVGWDRAKRTIYASKAVNMLAAVILYILAVGSVRGFAFTLGLTVIIDVLIVFLFTHPMLQLLSRTKFFGEGHPMSGMDPRLLGVKPAAYRGALNLSIDDKDKTPEAKRREKARMRKAGMTPEDGSETPNAATTGSESEETSTTKNTKAAKSKSAKAAKTATAAGGMTIAERKAAARRAEDDDADDDSATDDGKEADK; encoded by the coding sequence GTGTCCGATATCGAAGAAAAACCACGCCCTGGTTTGCGCTTCCTGTGGCTGACCATCATCACTCTGGTGCTGGCCGCAATCATCGCCGGAGGAGTCATCTGGTCCAATGCCACGACGACTCCGAAACTCGCTCTCGACCTCGAGGGCGGAACGTCGATCATTCTGGAACCGCAGGTGTCCGAGGGCACGGACATCAGCAAGGAGCAGCTCGATCAGGCCGTGGCGATCATCCGCCAGCGCGTCGACTCGACGGGCGTCTCCGAAGCCGAGATCACGACGCAGGGTGACCGCAACATCGTCGTGAACCTCCCGGGCAACCCCGACGAGGAGACCCGGAACCTCGTGCGTTCGTCGGCTCAGCTCGTGTTCCGTCGTGTGGCGCTGGTCGGTGACCCGCGTTCACAGGAGCAGATCCAGAAGGAGCAGGAGAAGAGCGGCGGCGAGGAGTCGGGCGGCGACGACGGGCTGAGCGATGAAGAGCGCAAACGCCTCGAGGACCTCACCGGAGCCGACTCGCAGGGCGACGACCAGGGCGAGGAGCAGGCTCCCTCCGGCGGCGGCGATGTCGTCAAGGCCGGCGGAACGGCCGAGAAGAAGACCGATGAGTCGTCGGAGGCGACGAAGTCCTCGGAATCGGAGCGCAAGGACGCGGAGAAGTCCGGGGAGGGCAGTGGCTCGAGCGAGGGTTCGAAGGTCACCGACTCGACACCGCGGCCCCTCTTCGATCCCGAGAAGGATGCCGCCGAGTGGCAGACCGACAAGATCATCAAGCAATACTCGGAGCTCGACTGCACGAACAAGAAGAACCGGACGGGCGGCCAGCAGAAGCCCTCGGACGAACCGGTCGTCTCGTGCTCCGAAGACGGCCAGGCGAAGTACATCCTCGGGCCCGTCGAACTCTCCGGTGATCACCTCGCCGATGCCAACGCGGGCTATGCCGCGGGAGCCAATGGCGTGCAGACCAACAACCCTGCCGTCAACCTCTCCTTCGATGCGACCGGACGTGAGATCTTCAAGCAGATCACCTCGGACATCACCGGCAAGCAGCAGCCGTACAACCAGTTCGCGATCGAGCTCGACGGCCTCGTGCTCTCGGCTCCGTCATCGAACGCGGTCATCACCGACGGCAATGCCCAGATCACCGGCGACTTCTCCCTCGACGAGGCGCAGACTCTGGCCAATCAGCTCAAGAACGGTTCGCTGCCTCTGAGCTTCCAGGTCCAGAGCGAGGACCAGATCTCGCCGACCCTGGGATCGAACTACCTCAAGATCGGTCTGCTCACCGGACTCGTCGGACTCCTCCTCGTCGTCGTCTACTCGCTGCTGCAGTACCGAGTCCTCGGCCTCGTCACCGTCTCGAGCCTCGTCGTCGCCGGTGTGCTCACGTATCTGCTGCTGTTGTTGGCATCGTGGAGATACGGCTACCGACTGTCCCTGGCAGGTGTCGCCGGTATCATCATCGGCATCGGCATGGCGGCGGACTCGTTCATCGTCTACTTCGAACGTGTGAGGGACGAACTGCGCAGCGGGCGCAATCTGCTCTCCGCCGTCGAGGTCGGCTGGGATCGAGCCAAGCGCACGATCTACGCCTCGAAGGCCGTGAACATGCTCGCCGCGGTCATCCTCTACATCCTGGCCGTCGGCTCGGTGCGAGGTTTCGCCTTCACCCTGGGTCTGACCGTGATCATCGACGTGCTCATCGTCTTCCTGTTCACCCACCCGATGCTGCAGCTCCTGTCCCGGACGAAGTTCTTCGGCGAAGGCCACCCGATGTCGGGTATGGATCCGCGACTGCTCGGGGTCAAACCCGCCGCTTACCGCGGAGCACTCAACCTGTCCATCGATGACAAGGACAAGACGCCCGAGGCGAAGCGCCGCGAGAAGGCGCGGATGCGCAAGGCCGGAATGACACCCGAGGACGGCTCCGAGACGCCCAACGCGGCAACGACCGGATCCGAATCGGAGGAGACTTCGACGACGAAGAATACCAAGGCCGCGAAGTCGAAGAGCGCGAAAGCGGCGAAGACCGCGACTGCGGCGGGCGGAATGACCATCGCAGAGCGGAAGGCCGCCGCTCGGCGAGCCGAGGACGATGATGCCGACGACGACTCGGCGACTGACGATGGCAAGGAGGCTGACAAGTGA